From a region of the Labilithrix sp. genome:
- a CDS encoding pyruvate dehydrogenase complex E1 component subunit beta, producing MAKTIRFREALREAMTEEMERDDRVFLMGEEVGHYQGAYKVSEGMLEKFGERRVIDTPIAECGFASIGVGAAMVGLRPIIEFMTWNFSAVAFDVILNSAAKLRQMSGGQFNCPMVFRGPNASARQVGSQHSHAMEHFYATIPGIKVVAPAFVDDAKGLMKAAIRDDNPVLVMESETLYSLKGEVPDGDHVTPMGKARVVQEGDDVTIVSYSRMTHVALEAAKALAKEKISCEVVDLRSLRPLDEDTIVASARKTHRVVMVHEGWPYGGVGAEVADRIQRLAFDYLDAPILRVTTLDVPMPYNAKLEQLCMPQPDRVIAAVKRVVSRGRA from the coding sequence ATGGCGAAAACGATCCGATTCCGTGAAGCCTTGCGCGAGGCGATGACCGAAGAGATGGAGCGCGACGACCGCGTGTTCCTGATGGGCGAAGAGGTCGGCCACTACCAGGGCGCGTACAAGGTCAGCGAAGGGATGCTCGAGAAGTTCGGCGAGCGCCGCGTCATCGACACCCCCATCGCCGAGTGCGGCTTCGCCAGCATCGGCGTCGGCGCGGCGATGGTGGGGCTTCGGCCGATCATCGAGTTCATGACCTGGAACTTCTCCGCCGTCGCGTTCGACGTCATCCTGAACAGCGCGGCGAAGCTGCGCCAGATGTCGGGCGGGCAGTTCAATTGCCCGATGGTCTTCCGCGGCCCGAACGCGAGCGCGCGCCAGGTCGGCAGCCAGCACTCGCACGCGATGGAGCACTTCTACGCGACGATCCCCGGGATCAAGGTCGTCGCGCCCGCGTTCGTCGACGACGCGAAGGGCCTGATGAAGGCGGCGATCCGCGACGACAACCCCGTCCTCGTGATGGAGTCGGAGACGCTCTACTCGCTGAAGGGCGAGGTCCCCGACGGCGACCACGTCACGCCGATGGGCAAGGCGCGCGTCGTCCAGGAGGGCGACGACGTCACGATCGTCTCGTACTCGCGCATGACGCACGTCGCGCTCGAGGCGGCGAAGGCGCTCGCGAAGGAGAAGATCTCCTGCGAGGTCGTCGACCTCCGCTCGCTCCGCCCGCTCGACGAGGACACGATCGTCGCCTCCGCGCGGAAGACCCACCGCGTCGTGATGGTGCACGAAGGCTGGCCGTACGGCGGCGTCGGCGCGGAGGTGGCGGACCGCATCCAGCGCCTCGCCTTCGACTACCTCGACGCGCCGATCCTGCGCGTCACCACCCTCGACGTCCCGATGCCGTACAACGCGAAACTCGAACAGCTTTGCATGCCGCAGCCGGACCGCGTCATCGCCGCGGTGAAGCGCGTGGTCTCGCGCGGCCGCGCCTGA
- the pdhA gene encoding pyruvate dehydrogenase (acetyl-transferring) E1 component subunit alpha: MSHDPHPPTRPGSQLDHLADLYRQMLLIRRCEEEAARAYAQGKIGGFLHLYIGQEAVAVGSIAALRPEDYVVTTYRDHGVALAKGMSARAMMAELYGKDTGCSRGLGGSMHMFDKKTNMLGGYGIVGAHIPLAAGAAFASKYRADGRVTLCYFGEGAVSIGGFHEGVSLAALWKLPIVFICENNEYSMGTPLSRSMSVEDVSMKALGYGIDRDRFFVEDVLEVEKRIGEAVQRARELSLPTLVEVRTYRFRGHSMSDPAKYRTAQELDERKKKDPLFRARQRLADEYGEQRLKELEDLVEKEVMDAVEFADKSPEPDASLLESTTYDGPFAA, from the coding sequence ATGAGCCACGACCCGCACCCCCCGACCCGCCCGGGGAGCCAACTCGACCATCTCGCCGATCTCTATCGGCAAATGCTCCTCATCCGCCGCTGCGAAGAGGAGGCCGCCCGCGCGTACGCGCAGGGGAAGATCGGCGGCTTCCTCCACCTCTACATCGGCCAGGAGGCCGTCGCGGTCGGATCGATCGCCGCGCTCCGCCCCGAGGACTACGTCGTCACGACGTACCGCGATCACGGCGTCGCGCTCGCCAAGGGCATGAGCGCGCGCGCGATGATGGCGGAGCTGTACGGCAAGGACACCGGCTGCTCGCGCGGGCTCGGCGGCTCGATGCACATGTTCGACAAGAAGACGAACATGCTCGGCGGCTACGGCATCGTCGGCGCGCACATCCCGCTCGCGGCCGGCGCCGCGTTCGCGTCGAAGTACCGCGCCGACGGCCGCGTCACGCTCTGCTACTTCGGCGAAGGCGCGGTGAGCATCGGCGGCTTCCACGAGGGCGTGTCGCTCGCGGCGCTGTGGAAGCTCCCGATCGTCTTCATCTGCGAGAACAACGAGTACTCGATGGGCACGCCGCTCTCGCGCTCGATGAGCGTCGAGGACGTGTCGATGAAGGCACTCGGCTACGGCATCGATCGCGATCGCTTCTTCGTCGAGGACGTCCTCGAGGTCGAGAAGCGCATCGGCGAGGCGGTGCAGCGCGCGCGCGAGCTCTCCCTCCCTACCCTCGTCGAGGTTCGGACCTATCGTTTCCGCGGCCACTCGATGAGCGACCCCGCGAAGTACCGCACCGCGCAGGAGCTCGACGAGCGGAAGAAGAAGGACCCGCTCTTCCGCGCGCGGCAGCGCCTCGCCGACGAGTACGGCGAGCAGCGGCTCAAGGAGCTCGAGGACCTCGTCGAGAAGGAGGTCATGGACGCGGTGGAGTTCGCGGACAAGAGCCCCGAGCCCGACGCCTCGCTCCTCGAATCGACCACCTACGACGGACCCTTTGCGGCTTGA
- a CDS encoding c-type cytochrome — protein sequence MRNTLAIAIAAAALAGCPSKKTDPVAAKDAAAPVIAIENEPVANAAHGKELVLQFQCNRCHDGTGHPAAEDGKHCVHCHENIMTDRFKAAPASIARWKPRVKELQFAPSLEATGARFSRTWVESYLLQPADLRPHLHQYMPRLAITREDARDIAAYLVPDAKEPKAEPLKADLGKGRQLLETKGCGSCHVMTGVAALPPSAPPAMENFEKAHRLAPDLRFARDRMSATKMQAWLADPKAVKPDTLMPKIALTPEEIKDITGYLLEAEVKPPPKPARFARLPVLDRKVTFKEVDEKVFHRTCWHCHSEPDFAIGDGGPGNSGGLGFKPRGLNLSDYAGIIAGDVDDKGERQSIFAKDDKGVPRIVAALVARHDEEEQGAETGKVRGMPLGYDALSAEEIQLVETWASQGRPK from the coding sequence ATGCGGAACACCCTGGCGATCGCGATCGCCGCGGCGGCGCTCGCCGGTTGTCCGAGCAAGAAGACCGATCCCGTCGCGGCGAAGGACGCCGCGGCGCCAGTGATCGCGATCGAGAACGAACCGGTGGCGAACGCCGCGCACGGCAAGGAGCTCGTGCTGCAGTTCCAGTGCAATCGGTGCCACGACGGGACGGGGCATCCGGCGGCGGAGGACGGCAAGCACTGCGTGCATTGCCACGAGAACATCATGACCGACCGCTTCAAGGCGGCGCCGGCGTCGATCGCGCGATGGAAGCCGCGCGTGAAGGAGCTGCAGTTCGCGCCGTCGCTCGAGGCCACGGGCGCGCGGTTCAGCCGCACGTGGGTCGAGTCGTACTTGCTCCAGCCCGCCGACCTGCGGCCGCACCTGCATCAGTACATGCCGCGCCTCGCGATCACGCGCGAAGACGCGCGCGACATCGCGGCGTACCTCGTGCCGGACGCGAAAGAGCCGAAGGCGGAGCCGCTGAAGGCGGACCTCGGGAAGGGGAGGCAGCTCCTCGAGACGAAGGGCTGCGGGAGCTGTCACGTGATGACCGGTGTCGCCGCGCTGCCGCCGTCGGCGCCGCCGGCGATGGAGAACTTCGAGAAGGCGCATCGGCTCGCGCCCGACCTACGCTTCGCGCGCGATCGGATGAGCGCGACGAAGATGCAGGCGTGGCTCGCCGATCCGAAGGCGGTGAAGCCCGACACGCTGATGCCGAAGATCGCGCTCACGCCGGAGGAGATCAAGGACATCACCGGCTACCTCCTCGAGGCGGAGGTGAAGCCGCCGCCGAAGCCGGCGAGGTTCGCGCGGCTGCCGGTCCTCGATCGCAAGGTCACGTTCAAGGAGGTCGACGAGAAGGTGTTCCACCGGACCTGCTGGCACTGCCACTCCGAGCCCGACTTCGCGATCGGCGACGGCGGCCCCGGCAACTCCGGCGGGCTCGGCTTCAAGCCGCGCGGCCTCAACCTCTCGGACTACGCCGGCATCATCGCGGGCGACGTCGACGACAAGGGCGAGCGGCAGAGCATCTTCGCGAAGGACGACAAGGGCGTGCCGCGCATCGTCGCCGCGCTCGTCGCGCGCCACGACGAAGAAGAGCAGGGCGCCGAGACGGGCAAGGTCCGCGGCATGCCGCTCGGCTACGACGCGCTCTCGGCGGAGGAGATCCAGCTCGTCGAGACGTGGGCGTCGCAAGGGCGGCCGAAGTGA
- a CDS encoding thioredoxin family protein, protein MTRALFVAVAVVAACTPKASEDVKPDVTLASVAASAASSSAPAERGKVVVQAAAADGDAISIIRTARLQAKAQGRVLVVYVSATWCEPCKRLKAEIEAGSLDDRLGKTTLLAFDADKDVERLGAAGYSFKFVPYVALPGPDGQPADSQQATGKGSNAWKELLGKLDAWQAQAPK, encoded by the coding sequence GTGACGCGCGCTCTCTTCGTCGCCGTCGCCGTCGTCGCGGCGTGCACGCCGAAGGCGAGCGAGGACGTGAAGCCGGACGTCACGCTCGCGAGCGTGGCCGCGTCGGCGGCGTCGTCGAGCGCGCCGGCGGAGCGCGGGAAGGTCGTCGTGCAGGCCGCGGCCGCGGACGGCGACGCGATCTCGATCATCCGCACCGCGCGCCTCCAGGCGAAGGCGCAAGGGCGCGTGCTCGTCGTGTACGTGAGCGCGACGTGGTGTGAGCCCTGCAAGCGGCTCAAGGCCGAGATCGAGGCGGGGAGCCTCGACGATCGCCTCGGCAAGACGACGCTCCTCGCGTTCGACGCCGACAAGGACGTCGAGCGCCTCGGCGCCGCGGGCTACTCGTTCAAGTTCGTGCCTTACGTCGCGCTTCCGGGGCCGGACGGCCAGCCCGCCGACTCGCAACAGGCGACGGGGAAGGGGAGCAACGCGTGGAAGGAGCTCCTCGGCAAGCTCGACGCGTGGCAGGCGCAGGCTCCGAAGTAA
- a CDS encoding helix-turn-helix domain-containing protein codes for MQRSAVGTRLGARIRARREARGWSQATLAEMVELTPNYIGILERGEALPTVQTLLVLGHALDATPTELLGDATKDGWLDKVVAIAVAIPSDQRPLALALLQAVVDSARPSRPSRATKKPKRR; via the coding sequence ATGCAGCGGAGCGCGGTCGGAACGCGACTCGGCGCGCGAATCCGAGCGCGCCGTGAGGCTCGTGGCTGGAGCCAGGCGACGCTCGCCGAGATGGTCGAGCTGACGCCGAACTACATCGGGATCCTCGAGCGCGGCGAGGCGCTGCCGACGGTCCAGACGCTCCTCGTACTCGGACACGCGCTCGACGCCACGCCGACGGAGCTCCTCGGCGACGCGACGAAGGACGGCTGGCTCGACAAGGTCGTCGCGATCGCCGTCGCGATCCCGTCCGACCAGCGGCCGCTCGCGCTCGCCCTCCTCCAGGCGGTCGTCGATTCGGCTCGGCCGAGCCGCCCCTCACGGGCGACCAAGAAACCAAAGCGCCGGTGA
- a CDS encoding serine/threonine protein kinase: MGAPQPKTIGRYDVERMLGQGGMGRVWLARDTVLGRRVAVKVLRDDLALPPRVRDELFVRMEHEARAAAAVSHPNIVTLHDMGEDDKLGLFLVFEYVASKEGDEKHSLRERLAQGPLPFAEVARLARELGSALSFAHEAGVIHRDVKPENVLFSRTGFKIADFGIARIPESTITRANTVLGTPAYTAPEALGDGAFGPASDQFALAATLYEAACARRAFSAADAITTAGKVTNDPPPPLTSIIGNEAAVVALDAAIQRGLAKAPGDRFASCAELGEEVARILENAAPPARVGRVLSLPTPSPAILELERTPLSSRATVRKQIEPANAALATDSGGFDTNRPSIVARRQTQRFQNVAAAIAVIVILVLVLMGRRNAPPPENATGVIGSDSAVLGSAPAPTPAPKPHPTAKPKPSAVPKPAPADAGPSVEEE, encoded by the coding sequence GTGGGGGCTCCGCAACCGAAGACCATCGGACGCTACGACGTCGAGCGGATGCTCGGGCAGGGCGGCATGGGCCGCGTCTGGCTCGCGCGCGACACGGTGCTCGGCCGGCGCGTGGCGGTGAAGGTCCTCCGCGACGACCTCGCGCTCCCGCCGCGCGTGCGAGACGAGCTGTTCGTGCGGATGGAGCACGAGGCGCGCGCGGCGGCGGCGGTCTCGCATCCGAACATCGTCACGCTCCACGACATGGGCGAGGACGACAAGCTCGGTCTGTTCCTCGTCTTCGAGTACGTCGCGTCGAAGGAGGGCGACGAGAAGCACTCCCTCCGCGAGCGCCTCGCGCAGGGGCCGCTCCCCTTCGCCGAGGTCGCCCGGCTCGCGCGCGAGCTCGGCTCCGCGCTGTCGTTCGCGCACGAGGCCGGCGTCATCCATCGCGACGTGAAGCCGGAGAACGTCCTCTTCTCGCGCACCGGCTTCAAGATCGCCGACTTCGGCATCGCGCGCATCCCCGAGTCCACGATCACGCGCGCGAACACGGTCCTCGGGACGCCCGCGTACACGGCGCCGGAGGCGCTCGGCGACGGCGCGTTCGGCCCGGCGTCGGATCAGTTCGCGCTCGCGGCGACGCTCTACGAGGCCGCGTGCGCGCGGCGGGCGTTCTCCGCCGCCGACGCGATCACGACCGCGGGCAAGGTCACGAACGATCCGCCCCCGCCGCTGACGAGCATCATCGGCAACGAGGCCGCCGTCGTCGCGCTCGACGCCGCGATCCAGCGCGGCCTCGCGAAGGCGCCGGGCGATCGCTTCGCCTCGTGCGCCGAGCTCGGCGAGGAGGTCGCGCGCATCCTCGAGAACGCCGCGCCGCCGGCCCGCGTCGGCCGCGTGCTCTCGCTCCCCACGCCGTCCCCCGCGATCCTCGAGCTCGAACGCACGCCGCTCTCGTCGCGCGCGACCGTACGCAAGCAGATCGAGCCCGCGAACGCCGCGCTCGCGACCGACTCGGGCGGCTTCGACACGAACCGCCCGAGCATCGTCGCGCGCCGCCAAACGCAGCGCTTCCAGAACGTCGCCGCCGCGATCGCGGTCATCGTGATCCTGGTCCTCGTCCTCATGGGCCGCCGCAACGCCCCGCCCCCCGAGAACGCCACCGGCGTCATCGGCTCCGACTCCGCCGTGCTCGGCTCCGCGCCCGCGCCGACACCCGCACCGAAACCCCATCCGACCGCGAAGCCGAAACCATCGGCGGTCCCAAAGCCCGCGCCCGCCGACGCTGGACCGTCCGTCGAAGAGGAGTGA
- a CDS encoding ABC transporter ATP-binding protein, with product MPPTSRAAFARRRSKLGARDVTTSADPAIEESGPVETIAPPGAPRPRTLVATEKLGKYFPVGASFFARSQKVLRAVDGVSLRVRRGETVGLVGESGCGKSTLGRLILRLIEPTFGRVVYDGKDILPLSPGEMRPLRRQMQIIFQDPYSSLNPRMTVRDIVGEAIQIHKLAATKKDEEEMVAGLLAKVGLRPDAMGRYPHEFSGGQRQRIGIARALAVQPKFIVCDEPISALDVSIQAQIVNLLMDLQDELGVAFLFISHDLRVVRHISQRALVMYLGKIVEQGTTEQVYTAAQHPYTRALLGAVPEPDPEKKRLRIVLEGDAPSAIDPPPGCPFHPRCPRALKNTCDREVPELEEKVEGSGHKVACWNPHTE from the coding sequence ATGCCACCCACCTCGCGCGCTGCATTCGCGCGGAGGAGGTCTAAGCTTGGAGCGAGAGACGTGACGACGAGCGCAGATCCGGCGATCGAGGAGAGCGGACCGGTCGAGACGATCGCGCCCCCCGGCGCGCCGCGGCCGCGCACGCTCGTCGCGACGGAGAAGCTCGGCAAGTACTTCCCCGTCGGCGCGAGCTTCTTCGCGCGCTCGCAGAAGGTGCTACGCGCGGTCGACGGCGTCTCGCTCCGCGTGCGCCGCGGCGAGACGGTGGGCCTCGTCGGCGAGAGCGGCTGCGGCAAGAGCACGCTCGGCCGCCTGATCCTGCGCCTCATCGAGCCCACGTTCGGGCGCGTCGTCTACGACGGCAAGGACATCCTCCCGCTGAGCCCCGGCGAGATGCGTCCGCTCCGCCGTCAGATGCAGATCATCTTCCAGGACCCGTACTCGAGCCTGAACCCGCGCATGACGGTGCGCGACATCGTCGGCGAGGCGATCCAGATCCACAAGCTCGCCGCGACGAAGAAGGACGAGGAGGAGATGGTCGCCGGCCTGCTCGCGAAGGTCGGCCTCCGCCCCGACGCGATGGGCCGCTACCCGCACGAGTTCTCGGGCGGCCAGCGCCAGCGCATCGGCATCGCGCGCGCGCTCGCGGTGCAGCCGAAGTTCATCGTCTGCGACGAGCCGATCAGCGCGCTCGACGTCTCGATCCAGGCCCAGATCGTCAACCTGCTGATGGACCTGCAGGACGAGCTCGGCGTCGCCTTCCTCTTCATCTCGCACGACCTCCGCGTCGTCCGTCACATCAGCCAGCGCGCGCTCGTGATGTACCTCGGCAAGATCGTCGAGCAGGGCACGACCGAGCAGGTCTACACCGCGGCGCAGCACCCTTATACGCGCGCGCTCCTCGGCGCCGTGCCCGAGCCCGACCCCGAGAAGAAGCGCCTCCGCATCGTGCTCGAGGGCGACGCGCCCTCCGCGATCGATCCGCCGCCGGGCTGCCCGTTCCATCCGCGCTGCCCGCGCGCGCTGAAGAACACCTGCGACCGCGAGGTCCCCGAGCTCGAGGAGAAGGTCGAGGGCTCGGGGCACAAGGTCGCCTGCTGGAACCCCCACACGGAGTAG
- a CDS encoding ABC transporter ATP-binding protein, giving the protein MARGMSRSAPLLRVRDLVTSFRTDEGVLRAVDEVSFDVPEGGVVGIVGESGCGKSVTALSIMRLIPHPQGQIERGTIELRGKDILHIGERAMQDVRGNDISMIFQEPMTSLNPVYTVGQQIIEAIRLHQKKSRSEARARAIEMLRLVGIPTPETNVDAYPHQLSGGMRQRVMIAMALACEPKLLIADEPTTALDVTIQAQILKLIGDLRERLGMAIVLITHDLGVVAEVASHVIVMYAARVVESAPAKRLFARPRHPYTRGLLRSLPSFEPPAPDPETGKRPRLPVIEGIVPDLRKLPPGCRFADRCPMVIPACTKAEPTLEPVSGDATHLARCIRAEEV; this is encoded by the coding sequence ATGGCGCGCGGGATGTCACGATCGGCTCCTCTCCTCCGCGTGCGCGATCTCGTCACGAGCTTCCGTACGGACGAGGGCGTGCTCCGCGCGGTCGACGAGGTCTCGTTCGACGTCCCCGAGGGCGGCGTCGTCGGCATCGTCGGGGAGAGCGGCTGCGGGAAGAGCGTGACCGCGCTCTCGATCATGCGCCTCATCCCGCATCCGCAAGGGCAGATCGAGCGCGGGACGATCGAGCTCCGCGGCAAGGACATCCTCCACATCGGCGAGCGCGCGATGCAGGACGTCCGCGGCAACGACATCTCGATGATCTTCCAGGAGCCGATGACGAGCCTGAACCCGGTCTACACCGTGGGTCAGCAGATCATCGAGGCGATCCGGCTCCACCAGAAGAAGTCGCGGAGCGAGGCGCGCGCGCGCGCGATCGAGATGCTCCGCCTCGTCGGCATCCCCACCCCCGAGACGAACGTCGACGCGTACCCGCACCAGCTCTCGGGCGGCATGCGGCAGCGCGTGATGATCGCGATGGCGCTCGCGTGCGAGCCGAAGCTCCTCATCGCCGACGAGCCCACGACCGCGCTCGACGTCACGATCCAGGCGCAGATCCTGAAGCTCATCGGCGATCTCCGCGAGCGCCTCGGGATGGCGATCGTGCTCATCACGCACGACCTCGGCGTCGTCGCGGAGGTCGCGAGCCACGTCATCGTCATGTACGCCGCGCGCGTGGTGGAGTCCGCGCCGGCGAAGCGCCTCTTCGCGCGTCCGCGGCATCCGTACACGCGCGGGCTCCTCCGCAGCCTCCCCTCGTTCGAGCCGCCGGCGCCCGATCCCGAGACCGGCAAGCGCCCTCGCCTCCCCGTCATCGAGGGCATCGTCCCCGATCTGCGCAAGCTCCCGCCCGGCTGCCGCTTCGCCGATCGCTGCCCGATGGTGATCCCTGCTTGCACGAAGGCGGAGCCGACCCTCGAGCCGGTCTCCGGAGATGCCACCCACCTCGCGCGCTGCATTCGCGCGGAGGAGGTCTAA
- a CDS encoding DNRLRE domain-containing protein — protein sequence MKGLLGATLGFVLGAALAGCAPRARMCTASTECADKNACVAGRCQLEKPTVKPAVDSARRIVVRPVDLAVIARGEGASEGGLPPLFALGRGSTKLLLRFSVALPSNTNVVEAYVVLRRSTLVDDDPAPVHLHATRIEEPWSGGSVSWSLQPRTSEVRSPTTTAEPSGSPVVRMDVRELVRHWAKRDPKDQGIAIEAENDTRSGTTFALSTHGADRDAEPYLELYLR from the coding sequence GTGAAAGGGCTACTTGGCGCGACGCTCGGGTTCGTGCTCGGCGCGGCGCTCGCCGGCTGCGCGCCGCGCGCGCGGATGTGCACCGCCTCGACCGAGTGCGCGGACAAGAACGCGTGCGTGGCGGGGCGCTGCCAGCTCGAGAAGCCGACGGTGAAGCCCGCCGTCGACAGCGCGCGCCGGATCGTCGTGCGCCCCGTCGACCTCGCGGTCATCGCGCGGGGCGAGGGCGCCTCCGAGGGCGGGCTCCCGCCGCTCTTCGCGCTCGGACGCGGCTCGACGAAGCTCCTCCTTCGCTTCTCGGTCGCCCTGCCCAGCAACACGAACGTGGTGGAGGCCTACGTCGTGCTGCGGCGCTCGACCCTCGTCGACGACGATCCCGCGCCCGTCCATCTCCACGCCACGCGGATCGAGGAGCCCTGGTCAGGCGGATCAGTCTCGTGGTCGCTCCAGCCCCGAACGAGCGAGGTCCGCTCACCCACCACCACGGCCGAGCCCTCCGGGAGCCCCGTCGTCCGCATGGATGTCCGCGAGCTCGTTCGACATTGGGCGAAGCGCGACCCCAAGGACCAGGGGATCGCGATCGAGGCCGAGAACGACACGCGCAGCGGAACGACCTTTGCTTTGTCCACCCACGGAGCCGACCGCGATGCCGAGCCCTACCTCGAGCTCTACCTTCGCTGA
- a CDS encoding serine protein kinase PrkA, which yields MERRFQRGRRVLSFAEYLDLFASAPVRYARDASRYLRDCFDHYGTVPVEHPWGRFTRWRLFDLPWDPSQAHHALIGQEQVQEEMYRSISNFVREGRPNRLVLLHGPNGSAKSTIVGCVMKGLEDYSTLDQGALYRFNWVFPSSKTIRGSLGFGTKETPAAQVATYAHLPDDQIDAKLLVEVRDHPLFLIPIDERQKLLERLTKAAGNGGALAEGFSDWIMRGQLSHKSQVVFEALLSSYNGSYTDVLKHVQVERYFVSQRYRTGAVTIGPQLSVDANERQITMDRSLASLPASLQAVTLYEAGGELVDAAGGVLEFSDLLKRPLDAFKYLQLSIETGEVSLTQQNVLLNCVMMGSANELHLDAFREHPEFASFRGRLELIRTPYLRSAIQEQKIYDTHVVPHIRRHVAPHATEMAAQFAVLTRMRKPNTDKYSRALSNALSGLTAVEKMDLYATSRVPDRLEVDAQKVLRAGIREVFEESDSYPIYEGRIGASPREIRTVLLDAAQSTQYRCLSPLAVLDELEQLSQRKNEFEWLQQDMQAGGYHDVKLFRETLFSRLLTSWEQELYASSGLVEEQQYDDLFERYVQHVSVWVKKERIRNRVTGEYEEPDENMMKEIERLLDVKGGAEDARKQMISNIAAWAIDHPGEKIEGKVVFPQHLRRLRDAIFADKRTGVAKIARDIVVLVRDEGSGLDAQRTKDARAALDRLASLFGYCDACGVDLASMLLRKRYSDLIVA from the coding sequence GTGGAGAGGCGCTTCCAGCGTGGGCGTCGCGTTCTGTCGTTTGCGGAGTATCTCGATCTCTTTGCGAGCGCGCCGGTGCGGTACGCGCGGGACGCGAGCCGGTACCTGCGGGACTGCTTCGATCACTACGGGACGGTTCCGGTCGAGCATCCGTGGGGGCGCTTCACGCGATGGCGGCTCTTCGATCTGCCGTGGGACCCGTCGCAGGCGCATCACGCGCTCATCGGGCAGGAGCAGGTGCAGGAGGAGATGTACCGGAGCATCTCCAACTTCGTGCGCGAGGGGCGGCCGAACCGGCTCGTCCTCCTCCACGGCCCGAACGGGTCCGCGAAGAGCACCATCGTCGGCTGCGTGATGAAGGGGCTCGAGGACTACTCGACCCTCGATCAAGGCGCCCTCTACCGGTTCAACTGGGTCTTCCCGTCGTCGAAGACGATCCGAGGGAGCCTCGGGTTCGGGACGAAGGAGACGCCCGCCGCGCAGGTCGCGACCTACGCGCACCTGCCCGACGATCAGATCGACGCGAAGCTCCTCGTCGAGGTCCGCGACCACCCGCTCTTCCTCATCCCGATCGACGAGCGGCAGAAGCTCCTCGAGCGGCTGACCAAGGCGGCCGGCAACGGCGGCGCGCTCGCGGAGGGCTTCAGCGACTGGATCATGCGCGGGCAGCTCTCGCACAAGAGCCAGGTCGTCTTCGAGGCCCTCCTCTCGAGCTACAACGGCTCGTACACCGACGTCCTGAAGCACGTGCAGGTCGAGCGCTACTTCGTCTCCCAGCGCTACCGCACCGGCGCGGTCACGATCGGGCCCCAGCTCTCCGTCGACGCGAACGAGCGGCAGATCACGATGGACCGATCGCTCGCGTCGCTGCCGGCCTCGCTCCAGGCCGTCACCCTCTACGAGGCCGGCGGCGAGCTCGTCGACGCCGCCGGCGGCGTGCTCGAGTTCAGCGACCTCCTGAAGCGCCCGCTCGACGCGTTCAAGTACCTCCAGCTCTCGATCGAGACGGGCGAGGTCTCGCTCACGCAGCAGAACGTGCTCCTCAACTGCGTGATGATGGGGAGCGCGAACGAGCTCCACCTCGACGCGTTCCGCGAGCACCCCGAGTTCGCGAGCTTCCGCGGCCGCCTCGAGCTCATTCGCACGCCGTACCTGAGGAGCGCGATCCAGGAGCAGAAGATCTACGACACCCACGTCGTCCCGCACATCCGCCGCCACGTCGCGCCGCACGCGACGGAGATGGCGGCGCAGTTCGCGGTCCTGACGCGCATGCGGAAGCCGAACACGGACAAGTACTCGCGCGCGCTCTCGAACGCGCTCTCCGGCCTCACCGCGGTCGAGAAGATGGACCTCTACGCGACCTCGCGCGTCCCGGACCGGCTCGAGGTCGACGCGCAGAAGGTGCTGCGCGCCGGGATCCGCGAGGTCTTCGAGGAGAGCGACTCGTACCCGATCTACGAAGGTCGCATCGGCGCCTCGCCGCGCGAGATCCGCACCGTGCTCCTCGATGCCGCGCAGTCGACGCAGTACCGCTGCCTCTCGCCCCTCGCCGTCCTCGACGAGCTCGAGCAGCTCTCGCAGCGCAAGAACGAGTTCGAGTGGCTGCAGCAGGACATGCAGGCCGGCGGCTACCACGACGTGAAGCTGTTCCGCGAGACGCTCTTCTCGCGCCTCCTCACCTCGTGGGAGCAGGAGCTCTACGCCTCGAGCGGCCTCGTCGAGGAGCAGCAGTACGACGACCTCTTCGAGCGCTACGTCCAGCACGTGAGCGTCTGGGTGAAGAAGGAGCGCATCCGGAACCGCGTCACCGGCGAATACGAGGAGCCGGACGAGAACATGATGAAGGAGATCGAGCGCCTCCTCGACGTGAAGGGCGGCGCGGAGGACGCGCGCAAGCAGATGATCAGCAACATCGCCGCGTGGGCGATCGACCACCCCGGCGAGAAGATCGAGGGGAAGGTGGTGTTCCCGCAGCACCTCCGCCGCCTGCGCGACGCGATCTTCGCGGACAAGCGGACCGGCGTCGCCAAGATCGCGCGCGACATCGTGGTCCTCGTCCGCGACGAAGGCTCCGGCCTCGACGCGCAGCGCACGAAGGACGCCCGCGCCGCGCTCGACCGGCTCGCGTCGCTCTTCGGCTACTGCGACGCGTGCGGCGTCGACCTCGCGAGCATGCTGCTGCGGAAGCGCTACAGCGATCTGATCGTCGCGTAG